Proteins co-encoded in one Brassica rapa cultivar Chiifu-401-42 chromosome A02, CAAS_Brap_v3.01, whole genome shotgun sequence genomic window:
- the LOC103853010 gene encoding uncharacterized protein LOC103853010 isoform X1 — protein sequence MADFDIVELRERYKLVCQGFPAIPSDLKREYEEEDEAKELRDLLNNAATIMGGLAYNIIEEATFKSSTLIGLNAQLDLFKTRLSTCESTFLEFEHSRVLLTDDRVAHLKAHVEDKYALYRDWVRFLHYDNCLCVIQYDQDAPLRELKRDMLRLQHPFRQHLDSLHQKISNNSSLIIQINQLVDQMSKHMETWPTEDLRTKVKGYDYVSQSLHTDKNRLNELQESLERLITDVIGLIDRLLDIKKEYDVKLFRIYTIRKEDFHELDAYLFGPRAPKSPQASKFFLEVTKLVPINKLVLLLAAKPISDITIVECRDHIQFAYLKTAEEGDILVTEDQWVKIMGPVKNQLEHDICWAFVTAELVSAVRHIYKYDPTVVEYSCRDLVDFVDHQKRSQEKTKEKSGNKHFCYAHGLRQGFEYVKVNGILREESRPFEADCREEVVTRHGSNLGYIKEVVSLTTVKEVLQTLQNHPVAGCIPVFEPDYGSINDQLYYGPTSPLSRYETMHAISFVGAGGVKEGEKHVNARSSHGVNFGKDGYFKICFQHVIICLTRGHHMRYLEDPVLLPCRFVYPELLSQEKDKEKRRDDTI from the exons ATGGCTGATTTCGACATAGTTGAGCTTCGGGAACGATATAAACTGGTCTGTCAGGGTTTCCCCGCCATTCCTTCTGACCTGAAACGCGAATACGAAGAG GAGGACGAAGCTAAAGAGCTGAGGGATCTATTAAACAATGCTGCTACGATTATGGGCGGTCTAgcatataatattatagaagAGGCTACATTCAAAAGTTCTACTTTGATTGGTCTCAATGCTCAGCTCGATCTTTTCAAGACTCGTTTATCTACCTGTGAATCTACATTCCTTGAATTTGAACACTCACGAGTGCTTCTCACTGATGATCGAGTTGCTCATCTCAAAGCTCATGTGGAAGACAAGTATGCTTTGTATCGTGATTGGGTACGTTTTCTCCACTATGATAATTGCTTGTGTGTGATTCAGTACGATCAAGATGCCCCGTTAAGGGAACTAAAACGAGATATGTTGAGGCTGCAACACCCTTTTCGCCAACATCTGGATTCGCTCCATCAGAAAATCTCCAACAACTCTTCACTCATAATCCAAATTAACCAACTTGTGGATCAAATG agTAAACACATGGAAACGTGGCCGACCGAGGATTTGAGAACCAAAGTCAAAGGATATGATTACGTTTCTCAATCATTACATACAGATAAGAATCGTCTCAACGAGCTCCAAGAATCTCTTGAGAGGTTAATAACG GATGTGATCGGGTTGATAGATAGATTACTGGACATTAAAAAGGAATACGATGTCAAGCTTTTCAGG ATTTATACCATCAGAAAAGAAGACTTTCATGAACTAGACGCTTACCTCTTTGGTCCTAGGGCACCTAAGTCACCTCAAGCCTCGAAATTCTTTCTTGAAGTGACAAAACTTGTCCCGATCAACAAGCTTGTACTTCTCCTAGCTGCAAAACCTATCTCGGATATCACCATTGTAGAATGCCGAGATCACATCCAGTTTGCATATTTAAAAACCGCTGAG GAAGGAGACATACTGGTGACAGAAGATCAATGGGTAAAAATCATGGGACCCGTGAAAAACCAACTAGAACACG ATATTTGCTGGGCATTTGTCACCGCGGAGCTAGTGAGCGCCGTCAGACACATCTACAAATATGACCCCACCGTTGTGGAATACTCCTGTCGAGACCTTGTCGATTTCGTAGATCATCAGAAACGTTCCCAAGAGAAGACGAAGGAGAAGTCGGGCAACAAACACTTTTGCTATGCGCACGGATTACGCCAAGGCTTTGAGTACGTCAAAGTTAATGGCATCCTAAGGGAAGAATCCCGTCCGTTTGAAGCCGACTGTAGAGAAGAAGTAGTTACACGCCATGGGTCTAACCTCGGCTACATTAAAGAGGTAGTCTCCTTGACTACTGTCAAAGAAGTTCTTCAGACGCTTCAAAACCACCCTGTTGCTGGATGCATTCCCGTCTTTGAACCAGACTACGGCTCTATTAATGAT CAACTCTACTACGGCCCTACATCTCCACTCTCACGTTACGAAACCATGCATGCGATCAGCTTTGTTGGCGCTGGAGGAGTCAAGGAAGGTGAGAAGCATGTGAATGCTAGATCCAGTCACGGTGTTAACTTCGGCAAAGACGGCTATTTCAAAATTTGCTTCCAGCACGTGATAATCTGCCTCACCCGTGGACACCACATGAGGTATCTTGAAGACccggttcttcttccttgcAGATTTGTATACCCAGAGCTCCTATCTCAAGAAAAGgacaaagagaagagaagagacgaCACGATATAG
- the LOC103853010 gene encoding uncharacterized protein LOC103853010 isoform X2 — MADFDIVELRERYKLVCQGFPAIPSDLKREYEEEDEAKELRDLLNNAATIMGGLAYNIIEEATFKSSTLIGLNAQLDLFKTRLSTCESTFLEFEHSRVLLTDDRVAHLKAHVEDKYALYRDWYDQDAPLRELKRDMLRLQHPFRQHLDSLHQKISNNSSLIIQINQLVDQMSKHMETWPTEDLRTKVKGYDYVSQSLHTDKNRLNELQESLERLITDVIGLIDRLLDIKKEYDVKLFRIYTIRKEDFHELDAYLFGPRAPKSPQASKFFLEVTKLVPINKLVLLLAAKPISDITIVECRDHIQFAYLKTAEEGDILVTEDQWVKIMGPVKNQLEHDICWAFVTAELVSAVRHIYKYDPTVVEYSCRDLVDFVDHQKRSQEKTKEKSGNKHFCYAHGLRQGFEYVKVNGILREESRPFEADCREEVVTRHGSNLGYIKEVVSLTTVKEVLQTLQNHPVAGCIPVFEPDYGSINDQLYYGPTSPLSRYETMHAISFVGAGGVKEGEKHVNARSSHGVNFGKDGYFKICFQHVIICLTRGHHMRYLEDPVLLPCRFVYPELLSQEKDKEKRRDDTI, encoded by the exons ATGGCTGATTTCGACATAGTTGAGCTTCGGGAACGATATAAACTGGTCTGTCAGGGTTTCCCCGCCATTCCTTCTGACCTGAAACGCGAATACGAAGAG GAGGACGAAGCTAAAGAGCTGAGGGATCTATTAAACAATGCTGCTACGATTATGGGCGGTCTAgcatataatattatagaagAGGCTACATTCAAAAGTTCTACTTTGATTGGTCTCAATGCTCAGCTCGATCTTTTCAAGACTCGTTTATCTACCTGTGAATCTACATTCCTTGAATTTGAACACTCACGAGTGCTTCTCACTGATGATCGAGTTGCTCATCTCAAAGCTCATGTGGAAGACAAGTATGCTTTGTATCGTGATTGG TACGATCAAGATGCCCCGTTAAGGGAACTAAAACGAGATATGTTGAGGCTGCAACACCCTTTTCGCCAACATCTGGATTCGCTCCATCAGAAAATCTCCAACAACTCTTCACTCATAATCCAAATTAACCAACTTGTGGATCAAATG agTAAACACATGGAAACGTGGCCGACCGAGGATTTGAGAACCAAAGTCAAAGGATATGATTACGTTTCTCAATCATTACATACAGATAAGAATCGTCTCAACGAGCTCCAAGAATCTCTTGAGAGGTTAATAACG GATGTGATCGGGTTGATAGATAGATTACTGGACATTAAAAAGGAATACGATGTCAAGCTTTTCAGG ATTTATACCATCAGAAAAGAAGACTTTCATGAACTAGACGCTTACCTCTTTGGTCCTAGGGCACCTAAGTCACCTCAAGCCTCGAAATTCTTTCTTGAAGTGACAAAACTTGTCCCGATCAACAAGCTTGTACTTCTCCTAGCTGCAAAACCTATCTCGGATATCACCATTGTAGAATGCCGAGATCACATCCAGTTTGCATATTTAAAAACCGCTGAG GAAGGAGACATACTGGTGACAGAAGATCAATGGGTAAAAATCATGGGACCCGTGAAAAACCAACTAGAACACG ATATTTGCTGGGCATTTGTCACCGCGGAGCTAGTGAGCGCCGTCAGACACATCTACAAATATGACCCCACCGTTGTGGAATACTCCTGTCGAGACCTTGTCGATTTCGTAGATCATCAGAAACGTTCCCAAGAGAAGACGAAGGAGAAGTCGGGCAACAAACACTTTTGCTATGCGCACGGATTACGCCAAGGCTTTGAGTACGTCAAAGTTAATGGCATCCTAAGGGAAGAATCCCGTCCGTTTGAAGCCGACTGTAGAGAAGAAGTAGTTACACGCCATGGGTCTAACCTCGGCTACATTAAAGAGGTAGTCTCCTTGACTACTGTCAAAGAAGTTCTTCAGACGCTTCAAAACCACCCTGTTGCTGGATGCATTCCCGTCTTTGAACCAGACTACGGCTCTATTAATGAT CAACTCTACTACGGCCCTACATCTCCACTCTCACGTTACGAAACCATGCATGCGATCAGCTTTGTTGGCGCTGGAGGAGTCAAGGAAGGTGAGAAGCATGTGAATGCTAGATCCAGTCACGGTGTTAACTTCGGCAAAGACGGCTATTTCAAAATTTGCTTCCAGCACGTGATAATCTGCCTCACCCGTGGACACCACATGAGGTATCTTGAAGACccggttcttcttccttgcAGATTTGTATACCCAGAGCTCCTATCTCAAGAAAAGgacaaagagaagagaagagacgaCACGATATAG
- the LOC103853010 gene encoding crustapain isoform X3, whose amino-acid sequence MGGLAYNIIEEATFKSSTLIGLNAQLDLFKTRLSTCESTFLEFEHSRVLLTDDRVAHLKAHVEDKYALYRDWVRFLHYDNCLCVIQYDQDAPLRELKRDMLRLQHPFRQHLDSLHQKISNNSSLIIQINQLVDQMSKHMETWPTEDLRTKVKGYDYVSQSLHTDKNRLNELQESLERLITDVIGLIDRLLDIKKEYDVKLFRIYTIRKEDFHELDAYLFGPRAPKSPQASKFFLEVTKLVPINKLVLLLAAKPISDITIVECRDHIQFAYLKTAEEGDILVTEDQWVKIMGPVKNQLEHDICWAFVTAELVSAVRHIYKYDPTVVEYSCRDLVDFVDHQKRSQEKTKEKSGNKHFCYAHGLRQGFEYVKVNGILREESRPFEADCREEVVTRHGSNLGYIKEVVSLTTVKEVLQTLQNHPVAGCIPVFEPDYGSINDQLYYGPTSPLSRYETMHAISFVGAGGVKEGEKHVNARSSHGVNFGKDGYFKICFQHVIICLTRGHHMRYLEDPVLLPCRFVYPELLSQEKDKEKRRDDTI is encoded by the exons ATGGGCGGTCTAgcatataatattatagaagAGGCTACATTCAAAAGTTCTACTTTGATTGGTCTCAATGCTCAGCTCGATCTTTTCAAGACTCGTTTATCTACCTGTGAATCTACATTCCTTGAATTTGAACACTCACGAGTGCTTCTCACTGATGATCGAGTTGCTCATCTCAAAGCTCATGTGGAAGACAAGTATGCTTTGTATCGTGATTGGGTACGTTTTCTCCACTATGATAATTGCTTGTGTGTGATTCAGTACGATCAAGATGCCCCGTTAAGGGAACTAAAACGAGATATGTTGAGGCTGCAACACCCTTTTCGCCAACATCTGGATTCGCTCCATCAGAAAATCTCCAACAACTCTTCACTCATAATCCAAATTAACCAACTTGTGGATCAAATG agTAAACACATGGAAACGTGGCCGACCGAGGATTTGAGAACCAAAGTCAAAGGATATGATTACGTTTCTCAATCATTACATACAGATAAGAATCGTCTCAACGAGCTCCAAGAATCTCTTGAGAGGTTAATAACG GATGTGATCGGGTTGATAGATAGATTACTGGACATTAAAAAGGAATACGATGTCAAGCTTTTCAGG ATTTATACCATCAGAAAAGAAGACTTTCATGAACTAGACGCTTACCTCTTTGGTCCTAGGGCACCTAAGTCACCTCAAGCCTCGAAATTCTTTCTTGAAGTGACAAAACTTGTCCCGATCAACAAGCTTGTACTTCTCCTAGCTGCAAAACCTATCTCGGATATCACCATTGTAGAATGCCGAGATCACATCCAGTTTGCATATTTAAAAACCGCTGAG GAAGGAGACATACTGGTGACAGAAGATCAATGGGTAAAAATCATGGGACCCGTGAAAAACCAACTAGAACACG ATATTTGCTGGGCATTTGTCACCGCGGAGCTAGTGAGCGCCGTCAGACACATCTACAAATATGACCCCACCGTTGTGGAATACTCCTGTCGAGACCTTGTCGATTTCGTAGATCATCAGAAACGTTCCCAAGAGAAGACGAAGGAGAAGTCGGGCAACAAACACTTTTGCTATGCGCACGGATTACGCCAAGGCTTTGAGTACGTCAAAGTTAATGGCATCCTAAGGGAAGAATCCCGTCCGTTTGAAGCCGACTGTAGAGAAGAAGTAGTTACACGCCATGGGTCTAACCTCGGCTACATTAAAGAGGTAGTCTCCTTGACTACTGTCAAAGAAGTTCTTCAGACGCTTCAAAACCACCCTGTTGCTGGATGCATTCCCGTCTTTGAACCAGACTACGGCTCTATTAATGAT CAACTCTACTACGGCCCTACATCTCCACTCTCACGTTACGAAACCATGCATGCGATCAGCTTTGTTGGCGCTGGAGGAGTCAAGGAAGGTGAGAAGCATGTGAATGCTAGATCCAGTCACGGTGTTAACTTCGGCAAAGACGGCTATTTCAAAATTTGCTTCCAGCACGTGATAATCTGCCTCACCCGTGGACACCACATGAGGTATCTTGAAGACccggttcttcttccttgcAGATTTGTATACCCAGAGCTCCTATCTCAAGAAAAGgacaaagagaagagaagagacgaCACGATATAG
- the LOC103853014 gene encoding UPF0725 protein At2g20620, which produces MADVVMRTEDSDTLSVKELGASLPPPPPPPPPPTYKPSAQGFVDFYPPPYQDPLTDWGPPPSGRSTWSAVVIELPSTPQDELKKELLDAILLPVTPSPEPKPGKRSLYIQSPTPSNLVYRRTFHPPYTPSPTYSPTAPGGYSYSQSQDAMHAKPLLFAKIALHCYNLEKGTHFERLGLPRDYDQTLEARDPARNYTCRFETNVRLATENKDCFHVVTTRCRPLPPPPPPGEDGFQCGFDTLSVDELFKGNMPDWLPDDYATSTLLLQYYEMKESEVEQAKEWLHLYAELALYTKKQTDPFMFERSKPLELGKVVVQTRGVVDSLKEVELLDNAVFFITFKTSCGDVWKGIIRRTRDGIPEHLSLEAKCFM; this is translated from the exons ATGGCGGACGTGGTGATGAGGACAGAGGACAGCGACACATTGAGTGTTAag GAACTCGGTGCTTCTCTACCGCCGccaccgccgccgccgccgccgccgacCTACAAGCCATCAGCACAAGGTTTTGTTGACTTTTATCCACCACCATATCAGGATCCTCTCACTGATTGGGGACCTCCTCCCTCCGGCCGCAGCACTTGGAGTGCAGTGGTCATAGAATTGCCTTCTACTCCTCAAGACGAGCTGAAGAAGGAGTTACTCGATGCTATTCTTCTACCGGTGACCCCCTCCCcg GAACCCAAACCGGGCAAGCGGTCGTTATATATACAGTCACCAACTCCATCTAACTTGGTATATCGAAGAACCTTTCATCCTCCGTACACTCCGAGTCCAACTTATAGTCCCACTGCCCCTGGCGGTTACAGTTACTCTCAATCTCAGGATGCTATGCACGCCAAGCCACTGCTCTTTGCTAAAATCGCACTCCATTGCTACAATCTCGAAAAG ggGACACACTTTGAACGCTTGGGTCTGCCTCGAGATTATGACCAGACCTTAGAGGCAAGGGATCCAGCACGCAATTACACTTGCAGGTTTGAAACAAATGTTCGGCTTGCCACTGAGAATAAAGATTGCTTCCATGTTGTCACAACCCGCTGCAGGCCCTTGCCCCCACCTCCTCCTCCAG GGGAAGATGGATTCCAATGTGGATTTGACACACTCTCCGTGGATGAGCTTTTCAAAGGCAACATGCCCGATTGGTTGCCTGATGACTATGCCACTAGTACGCTGCTGCTGCAATACTACGAG ATGAAAGAATCAGAGGTGGAACAAGCCAAAGAATGGCTTCATCTTTACGCTGAACTAGCCTTGTACACCAAGAAGCAGACGGACCCG TTCATGTTTGAGCGTTCAAAGCCCCTGGAGCTCGGAAAGGTTGTTGTGCAAACCAGAGGAGTTGTCGACTCTCTGAAAGAGGTCGAGCTGTTGGATAATGCAGTCTTCTTCATAACCTTCAAAACAAGTTGCGGTGATGTCTGGAAAGGTATCATCAGGAGGACAAGGGATGGGATTCCAGAGCATCTATCACTTGAAGCCAAGTGCTTCATGTGA